Proteins encoded in a region of the Haloarcula sp. CBA1129 genome:
- a CDS encoding IS1595 family transposase produces the protein MFPLKTFVSERRAANLLAQIRWRDGIYCPRCRAESAIRYGSYRVFQRYLCKDCGRTFNDKTGTVFEYSAIPLRKWYLAVYTYIRLNTSIRQLDAELAVSYKTVYRRVQRFLRALDAPQPQLEGPVEIDELYVSAGKKGRERDRPSRSRGLSTRGRGTYHEDKPPVFILADRSTGEKYVHPAKAAEESTIRLLLGDRQQESLTVYTDGFRAYEPLDGDDAFDRQYVVHGEGEYVDGDVHVNTCESHASLARRWLSPHRGVSKDKLTPYLRALQLRKRVRRKPGDEALKTILKTAL, from the coding sequence ATGTTCCCATTGAAGACGTTCGTCTCGGAACGTCGAGCCGCGAATCTGCTGGCACAGATTCGCTGGCGTGACGGCATCTATTGCCCGCGCTGCCGTGCCGAATCAGCGATTCGGTACGGCAGCTATCGGGTGTTTCAACGGTATCTGTGTAAGGATTGCGGCCGCACGTTCAACGACAAGACCGGCACGGTCTTTGAATACTCGGCGATACCGCTCAGAAAGTGGTATCTCGCCGTCTACACCTACATCCGGCTGAACACGAGCATTCGGCAACTCGATGCCGAGCTCGCCGTCTCCTACAAGACAGTCTACCGGCGCGTCCAGCGCTTCCTCCGGGCGCTGGACGCGCCTCAGCCACAATTAGAAGGGCCGGTAGAAATCGACGAACTGTACGTGTCTGCGGGGAAGAAGGGCCGCGAGCGCGACCGACCGTCGCGCTCGCGTGGCCTGTCTACACGCGGTCGTGGAACGTATCATGAGGACAAGCCACCAGTGTTCATTCTCGCCGACCGCAGCACAGGAGAGAAGTACGTTCACCCGGCGAAAGCCGCCGAAGAATCGACAATTCGACTCCTGCTCGGCGATCGCCAGCAGGAGTCGCTGACTGTCTACACCGACGGCTTTCGGGCGTACGAACCACTCGACGGGGACGACGCCTTCGACCGGCAGTACGTCGTCCACGGCGAGGGTGAATACGTTGACGGAGACGTGCACGTCAACACGTGCGAGAGCCACGCGTCGCTGGCGCGACGGTGGCTCTCGCCCCATCGAGGCGTCTCCAAAGACAAACTCACACCCTACCTCAGAGCGTTACAGCTTCGGAAGCGCGTCCGCCGCAAACCCGGCGACGAAGCGCTCAAAACCATCCTCAAAACTGCGCTGTGA
- a CDS encoding AAA family ATPase produces MREDEFYSVLQAVDDGVQTVHISGQPGVGKSTFLEDLEDELSEWYRTRVLYVREGNTPTTLSQDLLIEARDAVGTLSALINRATGVSVGIGPVSGGVSTDDRARHLRKLASLSESVNEYKRLIFFVDDVHKLDEPEVTRDFLRELSSTLGENVHLITAGRLTFEDADYTVHLETFSREETANYLQEEYPNVDDETIDGVYENLEGHPYYLGLLREAAGDDSTFELPTEDTRDFIERAYLDSMSAEEEEFIRKTAGLAELDEAICSAVLDDVSSTQARRILDSLSTKAVVQELGRSEDTGDRVFKVHDLFQEFLYEQLDNPEQLHRAAFQYYAGRLYDEVEGSEAPMLEGFVYGLLGNAHLEEIYDGDPEVEQFREEVDRLEFEPHERLQLMFGYAPYAPTPGDQSATLLALELDDYTEWIRGLEPEDDGEELKFEFVGVLFDLMRATVRPNSDVDFEESSVEIYESTLQRVEDFDFVAFFDEDEQDAAQIIPDMLRLCVHVSAHRDLEEGERDGEHLAAAYDVLEKYGLNRVAIEGVIDNCRELAEEYEAGEQAEEMIEGQMEEFFGQFDQDDATRNTLIRMQSDLYSEMMELANSAFTAMISESDRLLEFIHECGDSLEQADNPFFVAAWYSFAAHVYRMFAPNADSTRELEEAAQHYAEVRMEYEEDLDNPIYEIEEFEVYDMDFPDLMNEIASSDGDRQLTE; encoded by the coding sequence ATGCGTGAAGACGAGTTCTACTCCGTTCTTCAAGCTGTGGATGACGGTGTCCAGACTGTTCACATCTCGGGGCAACCGGGCGTCGGGAAGAGTACGTTTCTGGAGGACTTGGAAGATGAACTCTCGGAGTGGTACCGAACCCGAGTGCTCTACGTCCGTGAAGGCAACACTCCTACAACACTCTCCCAAGATCTCCTCATCGAAGCCCGAGACGCGGTCGGGACTCTCAGTGCTCTCATAAACAGAGCAACTGGGGTAAGCGTAGGAATTGGTCCTGTAAGTGGCGGTGTCTCCACCGACGACCGCGCACGACACCTTCGAAAGTTAGCCAGTCTCTCGGAGTCCGTCAACGAGTACAAACGACTCATCTTCTTCGTCGACGACGTACACAAGCTCGACGAACCGGAGGTCACACGAGACTTCCTCCGTGAACTATCTTCAACTCTCGGAGAGAACGTTCACCTCATCACGGCAGGCCGCCTGACATTTGAGGACGCTGACTACACTGTCCACCTGGAAACGTTCTCACGCGAGGAGACTGCGAACTATCTCCAAGAAGAGTACCCGAACGTCGACGACGAAACGATTGACGGCGTCTACGAGAATTTAGAGGGCCATCCCTATTATCTCGGTCTACTTAGGGAGGCTGCAGGTGACGACAGTACGTTCGAACTTCCCACAGAGGACACACGAGACTTCATCGAGAGAGCGTACCTGGACTCTATGTCGGCGGAAGAGGAAGAGTTCATTCGGAAGACCGCGGGACTTGCTGAATTGGACGAGGCCATCTGTTCGGCAGTATTGGACGATGTAAGTAGTACACAGGCTCGGCGAATCCTCGACTCTCTGAGCACCAAGGCGGTGGTTCAGGAATTAGGTCGTTCAGAGGACACTGGAGATAGAGTATTCAAAGTCCACGACCTCTTCCAAGAATTCCTCTACGAGCAACTCGATAACCCAGAACAACTCCATCGAGCAGCGTTCCAATACTACGCAGGGAGGCTCTACGATGAGGTTGAGGGGAGTGAAGCACCAATGCTGGAGGGATTCGTGTACGGGTTGCTTGGGAATGCCCACTTGGAGGAGATCTACGACGGAGACCCGGAGGTCGAACAATTTCGTGAGGAAGTAGATCGGTTGGAGTTTGAGCCTCATGAACGTCTCCAGCTCATGTTCGGGTACGCTCCATACGCACCTACTCCTGGAGACCAATCCGCTACACTGCTCGCTCTGGAATTAGATGACTATACGGAATGGATTCGTGGTCTGGAACCAGAAGATGACGGGGAAGAGCTGAAATTCGAGTTCGTCGGAGTACTGTTCGATTTGATGCGAGCCACAGTCCGACCCAATTCCGATGTCGACTTCGAGGAGTCTTCTGTGGAGATCTACGAGTCCACGTTACAGCGGGTCGAGGACTTCGACTTCGTCGCGTTCTTCGATGAAGACGAGCAAGACGCGGCCCAGATTATCCCAGACATGCTCCGTCTTTGTGTACACGTATCTGCCCACAGAGACCTTGAGGAGGGCGAACGCGACGGTGAACATCTGGCTGCAGCATACGACGTACTGGAGAAGTATGGACTGAATCGGGTTGCCATCGAGGGAGTCATTGACAACTGCCGCGAATTGGCTGAGGAGTACGAAGCAGGCGAGCAGGCGGAAGAGATGATAGAGGGCCAGATGGAGGAATTCTTCGGACAGTTTGACCAAGACGACGCGACCCGGAATACCCTCATTCGAATGCAGTCAGACCTCTACAGCGAGATGATGGAACTGGCGAACTCGGCGTTCACTGCGATGATTTCAGAGTCCGACCGCCTACTGGAGTTCATCCACGAGTGCGGTGACAGTCTGGAGCAAGCAGATAATCCATTCTTCGTTGCTGCGTGGTACTCGTTCGCTGCCCACGTCTACCGGATGTTCGCCCCGAATGCGGATTCCACAAGGGAGCTGGAAGAAGCTGCTCAGCACTATGCAGAGGTCCGTATGGAGTACGAAGAAGATCTGGATAATCCTATCTATGAAATCGAAGAGTTCGAAGTCTACGACATGGACTTCCCTGACTTGATGAACGAGATCGCCAGTAGCGATGGAGACCGCCAGCTGACGGAATAA
- a CDS encoding IS5 family transposase, with the protein MEIDILDFVEQCRHLAKQALGKHAGEPASGGFARWVHVVLHCFRVEEEYSYRETPNRLEYMAELRELLDLDQDELPDYTTIYKSFDRLKMWVWRALLRVSAQQHPQSGHAALDSTFFDRRISSSYYRQRSGNSVQTVKVTTLTDVESLAVLDVHISARWQHDTKTGPQVVRRNADDLLSVAADNAFQDWNTEYEIAALDIDYLVHYRGSSLNATANNALIRSKGYFQRWMAETSYSTVKRSLGDAVRALGWYRQFREIILMFAITNIEPLCEPL; encoded by the coding sequence ATGGAGATCGACATCCTCGACTTCGTTGAACAGTGTCGGCATCTAGCTAAACAAGCGTTAGGGAAGCACGCGGGCGAGCCCGCCAGCGGCGGGTTCGCCCGCTGGGTCCACGTCGTCTTGCACTGTTTCCGGGTCGAAGAAGAGTACAGCTACCGTGAAACGCCGAATCGGCTGGAATATATGGCTGAACTCCGTGAGCTTCTTGATCTTGACCAGGACGAGCTCCCGGACTACACAACGATCTACAAGTCCTTCGACCGGCTGAAAATGTGGGTCTGGCGGGCGTTGCTGCGCGTTTCAGCGCAGCAACACCCGCAGTCCGGTCATGCAGCACTCGACAGCACGTTCTTCGACCGCCGCATCTCTTCATCGTACTACCGCCAACGCTCTGGAAACAGTGTTCAGACGGTGAAAGTGACGACATTAACCGATGTGGAGTCCCTTGCTGTGCTTGACGTGCACATCTCTGCACGGTGGCAACACGACACCAAGACTGGACCGCAGGTCGTCCGCCGGAACGCGGACGACCTGCTGTCCGTCGCCGCTGACAATGCTTTCCAAGACTGGAACACCGAGTACGAGATTGCCGCACTAGATATCGACTACCTCGTTCATTACCGTGGTTCGTCACTGAACGCCACTGCGAATAACGCGCTCATTCGGTCAAAAGGCTACTTTCAGCGGTGGATGGCCGAAACCTCGTATTCGACGGTCAAGCGCTCGCTCGGCGATGCCGTGCGAGCGCTTGGCTGGTATCGGCAGTTCCGTGAAATCATCCTGATGTTCGCCATCACAAACATAGAACCGCTCTGTGAACCGCTCTAA
- a CDS encoding homing endonuclease associated repeat-containing protein produces the protein MSNDSHEYVCEFCGEDFETGSKKAGHISWYHRDDRQEEDLITELQRLATEKGHPPEMSEMDTEGEYSRSTYLSHFGTWNDALRAAGLEVRRPTNVPKDRIIEAIQALADQLGHPPTVDEMNNHGKYSRKTASKRFGSWNDALRSAGFEPNNEEIPREDLLAEIHRLTEELGHVPAIADLDEHGQYSIKGYLREFGGWDAAITTAGYEPHTPFRGSDHPRWVGGKERDRLWYGPKWSQQRERAVQRDGFECQRPNCDHTRASHRNQYGRDLHVHHIVPLRSFRDENGEIDYEQANALENLVTLCIEHHARWEQISPLQPDVRHS, from the coding sequence ATGTCCAATGATTCGCATGAGTACGTCTGTGAATTCTGTGGGGAAGACTTCGAAACAGGGAGCAAGAAAGCCGGACATATCTCGTGGTATCACCGCGATGATCGCCAAGAAGAGGACTTGATAACCGAACTCCAACGGCTTGCCACCGAGAAAGGGCATCCGCCGGAGATGAGTGAGATGGACACCGAGGGAGAGTACTCGCGAAGTACGTATCTGAGTCACTTTGGAACGTGGAATGACGCGCTACGGGCAGCAGGTCTCGAGGTCAGACGTCCCACAAACGTCCCGAAAGACCGGATTATCGAAGCCATCCAGGCGCTTGCCGACCAACTCGGCCATCCACCAACGGTCGACGAGATGAACAACCACGGGAAGTACTCGCGGAAGACCGCCAGCAAGCGGTTTGGCAGCTGGAACGACGCTCTACGGAGTGCTGGGTTCGAACCAAATAACGAAGAAATCCCACGGGAAGACCTTCTTGCAGAGATTCACCGACTCACAGAGGAGCTCGGTCACGTCCCAGCCATTGCTGATTTAGACGAGCACGGCCAATACTCGATCAAGGGCTATCTTCGAGAGTTCGGTGGATGGGATGCAGCAATCACGACGGCAGGCTACGAACCACATACTCCGTTTCGCGGCTCTGACCATCCGCGGTGGGTCGGTGGCAAAGAGCGGGATCGCTTGTGGTATGGGCCAAAGTGGAGTCAGCAGCGTGAACGAGCAGTACAACGAGATGGGTTCGAGTGCCAGCGGCCGAACTGTGACCACACACGGGCAAGCCACCGGAACCAGTACGGACGCGACCTCCACGTACACCATATTGTTCCGCTGCGGTCATTCCGAGACGAGAATGGAGAGATCGACTACGAGCAAGCGAATGCACTCGAAAATCTAGTCACACTCTGTATTGAGCATCACGCGCGGTGGGAGCAGATTTCACCACTACAGCCTGACGTTCGACATTCGTAG
- a CDS encoding ISH3 family transposase has protein sequence MTKQQQQADGEIHEDQLLNFLVNALTGAFGVSLAENADIDPEDIYEVLVGATADGTSISTLCDRSKDSPSSTDILYHLRTKFDLETVKTVGNTLLQEYTLDVLPEQVEIVVDLHLRPYYGDEDETDGLYYSEAKDGTTAFHAYATLYARVRNKRYTLAVRRLTDGDTASSVLAEFLGLVDNFDFEVKALYVDSEFYDGKCLTLMQAHNCAYVVPVIAWGTEIQQELSEGWSRESEHDLTTEFDGHEWTVEFPVMIDCTYRMGRYDDHGVARHGYAVDAPFIDTPRQARRHYSKRFGIEATYRLSESSLISTTVTDQARRLLFVVISLLVQNVWRYLHWEYVATPRRGGRRLWWWPFEEFIRMVTRAAWNALSVRRSIPANRPPDDRFER, from the coding sequence GTGACCAAACAACAGCAGCAAGCAGACGGTGAAATCCACGAGGACCAGCTCCTTAACTTTCTCGTCAACGCGCTCACTGGCGCATTTGGTGTGAGTCTCGCTGAGAACGCCGATATCGATCCCGAAGATATCTACGAGGTCCTCGTCGGCGCGACCGCCGACGGGACCTCGATCTCCACGCTCTGTGACCGGAGTAAAGACAGCCCATCCAGTACAGACATCCTCTATCACCTCCGAACGAAATTCGACCTTGAGACGGTCAAAACCGTTGGCAACACGCTTCTCCAAGAGTACACCCTCGATGTACTCCCCGAGCAGGTGGAGATCGTCGTTGATCTCCACCTGCGGCCCTACTACGGTGACGAAGACGAAACAGACGGTCTCTACTACAGCGAAGCGAAGGACGGAACAACCGCGTTTCACGCGTACGCAACACTCTACGCCCGGGTCCGAAACAAACGCTACACGCTGGCGGTGCGCCGTCTCACCGACGGCGACACCGCCAGCAGTGTCCTCGCGGAGTTTCTTGGGCTCGTCGATAACTTCGACTTCGAAGTCAAAGCGCTGTACGTCGATAGTGAATTCTACGATGGGAAGTGCCTCACGCTGATGCAGGCGCACAACTGCGCCTACGTGGTTCCGGTCATCGCATGGGGAACCGAGATCCAGCAGGAACTCTCGGAGGGATGGAGTCGTGAGAGCGAACACGACCTCACGACGGAATTCGACGGTCACGAGTGGACCGTCGAATTCCCTGTCATGATCGACTGTACCTACAGAATGGGGCGCTACGACGACCATGGGGTGGCGCGTCACGGCTACGCCGTCGACGCGCCGTTCATCGACACACCGCGACAAGCTCGTCGCCATTACAGCAAGCGGTTCGGGATCGAAGCGACGTACCGCCTGTCAGAGTCATCGCTGATTTCCACGACAGTGACCGATCAGGCTCGGCGGTTGCTGTTCGTAGTGATTAGCCTGCTCGTCCAGAACGTCTGGCGGTACCTCCACTGGGAATACGTGGCGACGCCCCGCCGGGGCGGGCGTCGCCTCTGGTGGTGGCCCTTCGAAGAATTCATTCGCATGGTCACCCGCGCAGCGTGGAACGCGCTCTCAGTTCGGCGGTCGATTCCAGCGAACCGCCCTCCTGACGATCGGTTCGAGCGGTAA
- a CDS encoding DUF429 domain-containing protein gives MSRAESAVGVDACPYGWFATALTEGSIETELYEDFSEVQSDFQEARVFVDIPVGLPTGGRRRCDIKARDLLGCRGNSVFFPPCESAAAIEDYDEANAMHREQMMHGLSQQAHAISDKINEVREVVGETYDGPIYESHPELCFYALNGQPIAYSKSSKRGLVFRRHLLEQRHSGMDDGYEQVLDDTLRKDVRRDDILDSMALALAAQSEELQSVPEDPDPEVPRIYYPTTPALADSSWSKL, from the coding sequence ATGTCAAGGGCTGAGAGCGCGGTCGGTGTCGATGCCTGCCCATACGGATGGTTCGCGACTGCCCTTACCGAAGGCAGCATCGAAACGGAACTATACGAGGACTTTTCGGAAGTTCAATCAGACTTCCAGGAGGCTCGAGTGTTCGTGGATATCCCAGTCGGGCTCCCGACGGGGGGTAGGCGCCGCTGCGACATCAAAGCGCGTGACCTACTCGGCTGCCGTGGTAACTCCGTGTTCTTTCCGCCGTGTGAGTCTGCAGCCGCCATTGAGGATTACGACGAGGCGAACGCGATGCATCGAGAGCAGATGATGCACGGTCTCTCCCAGCAAGCCCACGCGATCAGCGACAAAATCAACGAGGTACGAGAGGTCGTGGGCGAGACCTACGACGGGCCAATCTACGAGAGTCATCCGGAGCTCTGTTTCTACGCGCTCAACGGGCAGCCGATCGCTTACTCGAAGTCTTCGAAGCGAGGACTCGTGTTCCGTCGGCACCTCCTCGAACAGAGGCACTCTGGCATGGACGACGGGTACGAACAGGTACTTGACGACACTCTCCGGAAGGACGTCCGTCGAGACGACATTCTCGATTCAATGGCCCTCGCACTCGCCGCGCAGAGTGAGGAGTTACAGAGCGTCCCAGAAGACCCAGATCCGGAGGTCCCGCGTATCTACTACCCGACCACACCCGCGCTTGCAGATAGCTCGTGGAGTAAACTATGA
- a CDS encoding helix-turn-helix domain-containing protein, translating to MPIDIETFEASPEDHLQRSGETNADRVMRFLAAHPDQAFTQSEIRDATDVKAGSISVVLSRLEDRGLVRHKGNYWALGEVDDVAAYASMLESTRAANDRFGEEDIDEWLEHAVDDEDEATE from the coding sequence ATGCCCATCGACATCGAGACCTTCGAAGCCTCCCCCGAGGACCACCTCCAGCGCTCCGGGGAGACGAACGCGGACCGCGTGATGCGCTTCCTCGCTGCGCACCCTGACCAGGCGTTCACGCAGAGCGAGATTCGCGACGCAACTGACGTCAAAGCAGGGAGCATCAGTGTCGTCCTCTCCCGCCTCGAAGACCGAGGGCTCGTCCGGCACAAGGGCAATTACTGGGCGCTCGGTGAGGTCGATGATGTCGCCGCGTACGCCAGCATGCTCGAGAGTACGCGAGCGGCCAACGACCGTTTCGGTGAAGAGGACATAGACGAATGGTTGGAGCACGCTGTCGACGACGAGGACGAGGCGACTGAATGA
- a CDS encoding replication factor A, translated as MSSNNASGKVVSVDEQAFEKAGGQAVDEDGFPVVDETPEFEAAVEQETQAKVDANHPDGIADTSEDRIHGVTLEQEERIRAREAELERISAQAELGTQDGREQRTREVAAQGSKQRRREFQKRAAIVDPMADPERDDPRTELSQDELATVNTEADRLATRVDGWSRAAISRRLAEAVVDGTDMTSAVVRVFEELQTAPGGTVPIDALEDVDRGTVTIEGRVETLWDSDSPAIQQVGLIADESGQTKVTIWKASDAPWIEEGEKVRIHEAATNWYEGRISVAVTGWSIIHFPERGRWWEA; from the coding sequence ATGTCTAGTAACAACGCTAGCGGAAAGGTCGTTTCGGTCGATGAACAGGCATTCGAGAAAGCGGGCGGTCAGGCAGTCGATGAAGACGGCTTCCCAGTCGTCGACGAGACGCCGGAGTTCGAGGCCGCGGTCGAGCAGGAGACCCAGGCGAAGGTGGATGCGAACCACCCGGACGGAATCGCAGACACGAGCGAGGACCGAATTCACGGTGTCACCCTCGAACAGGAAGAGCGCATTCGGGCGCGGGAAGCCGAACTGGAGCGCATCAGTGCCCAAGCCGAGCTGGGAACGCAGGACGGTCGCGAGCAGCGCACGCGAGAGGTCGCCGCGCAAGGAAGCAAGCAGCGCCGGCGGGAGTTCCAGAAGCGGGCCGCGATCGTGGACCCGATGGCCGACCCCGAACGGGATGATCCTCGCACGGAACTTTCCCAGGATGAACTGGCGACGGTGAACACCGAGGCAGACAGGCTCGCGACGCGGGTGGATGGCTGGTCGCGTGCGGCGATCAGTCGACGCCTGGCCGAAGCAGTCGTTGACGGCACGGACATGACGAGTGCGGTCGTGCGGGTGTTCGAGGAGTTGCAGACGGCCCCGGGGGGCACCGTGCCCATCGACGCCCTCGAGGACGTCGATCGCGGCACGGTCACGATCGAAGGTCGTGTGGAGACGCTCTGGGACAGTGATTCGCCGGCCATCCAACAAGTCGGGCTAATCGCGGACGAGAGCGGGCAAACGAAGGTGACAATCTGGAAGGCATCGGACGCGCCGTGGATCGAGGAAGGCGAGAAGGTGCGCATCCACGAAGCGGCCACGAACTGGTACGAGGGCCGGATCTCGGTGGCCGTGACGGGGTGGAGCATCATCCACTTCCCGGAGCGCGGTCGCTGGTGGGAAGCATAG
- a CDS encoding type II toxin-antitoxin system PemK/MazF family toxin, which yields MSYQRGDVVWGPDPFKSGENPRPWLILNNDTHPFGEEEYMTVTLTTTPHDEGIPLDDTDWVEGGMPRQSYASPWAVASPKHAAIVRRQGRLEESFVQTVVDALEAYLESPTED from the coding sequence ATGAGCTATCAGCGTGGGGATGTCGTCTGGGGACCTGACCCGTTCAAGTCGGGAGAGAACCCTCGTCCGTGGCTGATTCTCAACAACGACACGCATCCATTCGGTGAAGAGGAGTATATGACGGTCACACTAACGACGACACCCCACGACGAGGGGATTCCCCTCGACGACACCGACTGGGTCGAGGGCGGGATGCCTCGGCAGAGCTACGCCTCGCCGTGGGCCGTCGCGTCGCCGAAGCACGCCGCGATTGTTCGACGCCAGGGCCGCCTCGAGGAGTCGTTCGTCCAGACCGTCGTCGACGCACTCGAAGCGTATCTCGAATCACCGACCGAGGACTGA